A window of the Garra rufa chromosome 10, GarRuf1.0, whole genome shotgun sequence genome harbors these coding sequences:
- the ap1m1 gene encoding AP-1 complex subunit mu-1 isoform X1, producing MSASAVYVLDLKGKVLICRNYRGDVDMSEIEHFMTLLMDKEEEGTLSPILAHGGVRFMWIKHNNLYLVATSKKNACVSLVFSFLYKIVQVFSEYFKELEEESIRDNFVIIYELLDELMDFGYPQTTDSKILQEYITQEGHKLDTGAPRPPATVTNAVSWRSEGIKYRKNEVFLDVIESVNLLVSANGNVLRSEIVGSIKMRVFLSGMPELRLGLNDKVLFENTGRGKSKSVELEDVKFHQCVRLSRFENDRTISFIPPDGEFELMSYRLNTHVKPLIWIESVIEKHSHSRIEYMIKAKSQFKRRSTANNVEIHIPVPTDADSPKFKTTVGSVKWVPENSEIVWSIKSFPGGKEYLMRAHFGLPSVEAEDKEGKPPISVKFEIPYFTTSGIQVRYLKIIEKSGYQALPWVRYITQNGDYQLRTQ from the exons ATGTCGGCCAGCGCTGTTTATGTGTTAGATCTGAAGGGGAAG gtGCTGATCTGCCGTAATTACCGCGGTGATGTGGACATGTCAGAAATCGAGCATTTCATGACCTTGCTGATGGATAAAGAGGAGGAGGGAACACTGTCGCCCATCCTGGCTCACGGGGGAGTTCGTTTCATGTGGATTAAACACAACAACCTGTACC TTGTTGCAACATCCAAAAAGAATGCTTGCGTCTCTCTGGTTTTCTCCTTCCTCTACAAAATTGTTCAG GTTTTCTCTGAATACTTTAAGGAGCTGGAGGAGGAGAGCATCAGAGATAACTTTGTCATAATCTACGAGCTGCTGGATGAACTCATGGACTTCGGATACCCGCAAACGACTGACAGCAAGATCCTTCAGGA ATACATCACGCAGGAGGGTCACAAGTTGGACACAGGCGCTCCGCGACCCCCGGCCACGGTCACCAACGCCGTCTCCTGGAGGTCAGAGGGCATCAAGTACAGGAAAAACGAGGTTTTCCTGGACGTCATTGAGTCTGTCAACCTCTTG GTCAGCGCAAATGGTAACGTCCTTCGCAGTGAGATCGTTGGCTCCATTAAGATGAGAGTGTTTCTCTCAGGAATGCCAGAGCTGCGTTTGGGTCTGAATGACAAGGTTCTGTTTGAGAACACTGGCC GAGGTAAGAGTAAGTCAGTGGAGTTGGAGGATGTAAAATTTCATCAGTGTGTGCGTCTGTCTCGATTTGAGAACGATCGAACAATCtccttcatccctccggatgggGAATTTGAGCTGATGTCCTACCGCCTCAACACACAT GTGAAGCCACTGATCTGGATCGAGTCTGTGATTGAGAAGCATTCACACAGCAGAATCGAGTACATGATCAAA GCCAAATCTCAGTTCAAGCGCCGCTCCACTGCCAACAACGTGGAGATTCATATTCCAGTGCCGACCGACGCAGACTCGCCTAAATTCAAGACCACAGTGGGCAGCGTCAAGTGGGTGCCGGAGAACAGCGAGATTGTTTGGTCCATCAAATCTTTCCCT GGAGGAAAGGAGTACCTGATGAGGGCTCATTTCGGGCTGCCCAGTGTGGAAGCGGAGGACAAGGAGGGAAAACCACCAATCAGCGTCAAGTTTGAGATTCCTTATTTCACCACATCTGgaatacag GTGCGTTACCTGAAGATCATCGAGAAGAGCGGCTACCAGGCCCTGCCGTGGGTGAGATACATCACTCAGAACGGAG ACTATCAGCTGCGGACTCAGTAA
- the ap1m1 gene encoding AP-1 complex subunit mu-1 isoform X2: protein MSASAVYVLDLKGKVLICRNYRGDVDMSEIEHFMTLLMDKEEEGTLSPILAHGGVRFMWIKHNNLYLVATSKKNACVSLVFSFLYKIVQVFSEYFKELEEESIRDNFVIIYELLDELMDFGYPQTTDSKILQEYITQEGHKLDTGAPRPPATVTNAVSWRSEGIKYRKNEVFLDVIESVNLLVSANGNVLRSEIVGSIKMRVFLSGMPELRLGLNDKVLFENTGRKSKSVELEDVKFHQCVRLSRFENDRTISFIPPDGEFELMSYRLNTHVKPLIWIESVIEKHSHSRIEYMIKAKSQFKRRSTANNVEIHIPVPTDADSPKFKTTVGSVKWVPENSEIVWSIKSFPGGKEYLMRAHFGLPSVEAEDKEGKPPISVKFEIPYFTTSGIQVRYLKIIEKSGYQALPWVRYITQNGDYQLRTQ, encoded by the exons ATGTCGGCCAGCGCTGTTTATGTGTTAGATCTGAAGGGGAAG gtGCTGATCTGCCGTAATTACCGCGGTGATGTGGACATGTCAGAAATCGAGCATTTCATGACCTTGCTGATGGATAAAGAGGAGGAGGGAACACTGTCGCCCATCCTGGCTCACGGGGGAGTTCGTTTCATGTGGATTAAACACAACAACCTGTACC TTGTTGCAACATCCAAAAAGAATGCTTGCGTCTCTCTGGTTTTCTCCTTCCTCTACAAAATTGTTCAG GTTTTCTCTGAATACTTTAAGGAGCTGGAGGAGGAGAGCATCAGAGATAACTTTGTCATAATCTACGAGCTGCTGGATGAACTCATGGACTTCGGATACCCGCAAACGACTGACAGCAAGATCCTTCAGGA ATACATCACGCAGGAGGGTCACAAGTTGGACACAGGCGCTCCGCGACCCCCGGCCACGGTCACCAACGCCGTCTCCTGGAGGTCAGAGGGCATCAAGTACAGGAAAAACGAGGTTTTCCTGGACGTCATTGAGTCTGTCAACCTCTTG GTCAGCGCAAATGGTAACGTCCTTCGCAGTGAGATCGTTGGCTCCATTAAGATGAGAGTGTTTCTCTCAGGAATGCCAGAGCTGCGTTTGGGTCTGAATGACAAGGTTCTGTTTGAGAACACTGGCC GTAAGAGTAAGTCAGTGGAGTTGGAGGATGTAAAATTTCATCAGTGTGTGCGTCTGTCTCGATTTGAGAACGATCGAACAATCtccttcatccctccggatgggGAATTTGAGCTGATGTCCTACCGCCTCAACACACAT GTGAAGCCACTGATCTGGATCGAGTCTGTGATTGAGAAGCATTCACACAGCAGAATCGAGTACATGATCAAA GCCAAATCTCAGTTCAAGCGCCGCTCCACTGCCAACAACGTGGAGATTCATATTCCAGTGCCGACCGACGCAGACTCGCCTAAATTCAAGACCACAGTGGGCAGCGTCAAGTGGGTGCCGGAGAACAGCGAGATTGTTTGGTCCATCAAATCTTTCCCT GGAGGAAAGGAGTACCTGATGAGGGCTCATTTCGGGCTGCCCAGTGTGGAAGCGGAGGACAAGGAGGGAAAACCACCAATCAGCGTCAAGTTTGAGATTCCTTATTTCACCACATCTGgaatacag GTGCGTTACCTGAAGATCATCGAGAAGAGCGGCTACCAGGCCCTGCCGTGGGTGAGATACATCACTCAGAACGGAG ACTATCAGCTGCGGACTCAGTAA